CACCGGGCCCGCGATCTCCTCGGCGACGAACTCGCGAAGGGGCTTGCCCGTGATCCGGCGGACGACCTCGCCTATCAGGTGGCCGAAGGTCAGTGCGTGGTACCCGGACGCCGTGCCCGGCTCCCACCACGGTGCCTGCGCGGCGAGGCGGGCGGTCGCGCGGTCCCAGTCGTACAGCTCCTCCATGGCCGCCGGCTGGTCCCAGCCGGAGAGACCGGAGGTGTGCGAGAGGAGGTGCCGTACCTCGATGTCCTGCTTGCCGGCCGCCGCGAACTCCGGCCAGTAGTGGGCCACTTTCTCGTGCACGTCGAGCAGACCGCGGTCGACCAGCATCAGGGCCGCGAGCGAGACCACCGTCTTGGTCGAGGACCAGACGTTGGTGACGGTGTCCTCGGCCCACTCCGTCGTACGGGACTCGTCGGTCCAGCCGCCCCACACATCGAGCACCATCTCGCCCTCGTGCACGGCGGCGAGTGACGCACCGACCTCGTCGCCCGCGTCGATGCGACGGCTCAGTTCGTCTATCAGGGGCTGGAATCGGGGGTGGTACGTGCCGTGGATACGGGTCATGGGGTCCCCTGCCGAGGTGATCACGAGTGAGGAGGTTTCCGCAGGCTAGGCCACCCCGCCGCCGGGAACAATCCCCGGCGGCGGATCCGTACGCACGCCGAGAAGACTCATCTGCACCAGAGCGGGGCGGGTGTCGACATGGCCCGTGGCATCGGCGACCAGGGAGACCATGAGGGTGCGCAGTTCCGCTGCGGGTTCGGACAGGGCATACGTCCGCAGGACGAGTTCCAGCATCACCGCGTCGAACTCCGCTCCGAAATCCCGGTACCGGTCCGGATCGCGTTCCGCCTCGGCCCGGACGATGCGCCACCCGCCGCCCTCGGACGCCCCTGCCGGGGCGAACTCGGCCCGGTAGATCTCGTGCCCCGTCCAGCTCCTCAGCAGACGGACGGTGTCGCCCTCGGAGACCACATGCCATTTGCCTTCCATCGCGCGGCTGACATGTCCGAGCCGCATCGCATCCCGCTCTTCGTCACTCCACACGCATGTGGGAAGGACGGTCAGGGGCGCTGGGCGCACCATGGAATTCCCCATGGGCGAGATCGTAGACGCCGGGGTCCGTGGCGTTCGGCTCGACGGCTGGTGCGGTCGCCTCCGCCGTCGGCCGCGGGGCGACTGCCGTACGCCCCCACGCCGTACCCGCGAGCACCAGCACCGCCCCCGCGAACCCGAGCCACCCCGGCCGGTCCCCGGCGAGCGCGATGCCGACGACCGCGGCCCACACCGGCTCCGTGCCGAGCAGCAGGCTGACGCGCGAGGGGGACGTCCTGCGGACCGCCCACATCTGTACGAAGAACGCGAAAAGTGTGCAGAACGCCGACAGATAGACCAGCCCCAGCCAGTCCCCGGCCCCGAAGCCCGCGGCTGCCGCCCACGGCGTGCCCCCGGTGCCCGGCGCCGCCGAAAGCAGCGCGAACACCACGACGGCGCTGGCCAGTTGGACCGTGGTCATCGACAGTGCGTCCGCGTCCTGCACCGACTTCATGCGCGACATCGCGAGGACGTGGACGGTACGGACGACGGCCGCACCCAGCATCAGCAGATCGCCGAGCGACGGCTCGGAGAACCCGGCGCCCTGCGTCAGGAGCAGCACCCCGAGCACCGAGAGCCCGGCGGCCGCGACGAACGACCCCGACAGCTTCGTCCCGCGCAGACGGCTCTCGGCGATCGGCGTGAAGATCATGGTGAGGCTGATGATGAGCCCGGCGTTGGTCGCGGAGGTGTGCACGACGCCGTACGTCTCGAGGATGAAAACCCCGGCGAGTATCAGCCCGAGGACGCCGGCCCCGCGTATCTGCGCACCGCTCAGCGCGAGCAGCTTGCGCCGGCCGACGACGAACAGCACGGGCAGCACCACGGCGAACCGCAGGACGAGCACCGCGAGCACCGTCTGGGTCGTGGTGACGCCCTTGGCGGCGAGGTAGCTGGAGCCCCACACCACTGCGACCAGCAGCACGGGCAGATCGGTCAGCCAGGCACGGCGGGCCGCGGGGACGCTCATCGGGGGCTCCTCAGCAAGGGCTCGGCAGGGTGGGGCGGAGTGGGGCGGAGTGGGCGACCGCAGGTCAGCGGGCTGGGACAGCGTAATCGGCGTCAGTCGGGCGCCCTCGAACTTGCCGGAGCGGCAACAGAAATCGCGGGTGCGGCAGGGTTCGCCGGATGATCGTCGCAGGACACGGAGCGAACACCGAGCGACCCGACCCGGAGGACCCATGCCGCAGACGCCCACGCCGCAGCCCGCACCCCTCACCCACCGCCTGGTCCCCGCACCGGCGGGCCGCATCCACCTCGTGGAGCAGGGCACGGGCCCACTCGTCCTCCTCGTCCACGGCTTCCCGGAGTCCTGGTACTCCTGGCGCCGCCAGCTCCCGGTGCTCGCCGCGGCGGGCTACCGCGCGGTCGCGGTCGACGTACGCGGCTACGGTCGCTCCTCCCGGCCGGACGGGGCCGCCGCGTACCGGATGCTCGACCTGGTCGAGGACGCCGTCGCCGTCGTGCGCGCGCTCGGCGAGGAGACGGCGGTGGTCGTCGGCCACGACTGGGGTTCGACCATCGCCGCGCACTGCGCGCTGGTGCGCCCCGACGTCTTCCGCGCGGTCGGCCTCCTGAGCGTCCCGTACGCACCGCCGGGCGGCCCGCGCCCGAGCGAGGTGTTCGCGGGGATGGGCGGGGACGAGGAGTTCTACGTCGCGTACTTCCAGGAGCCGGGCCGCGCCGAGGCGGAGATCGAGCCCGACGTACGGGGCTGGCTGGCCGGGTTCTACGCGGCGTTCTCCGCGGACACGATGCCGGGCCCGGACGCCCCGGACCCGCACTTCGTGACCCGGGGCGGGCGCCTGCGGGACAGGTTCCCGGCCGGACCGCCGCTGCCCGCCTGGCTGGACGAGGCCGAACTCGACGTCTACGCGGCCGAGTTCGAGCGGACGGGGCTGACCGGCGCGCTCAACCGCTACCGGAACATGGACCGCGACTGGGAGGACCTGGCGGAGTTCCGGGGCGCACCGATCACCCAGCCGTCCCTGTTCGTGGGCGGTACGCGGGACGCCTCGACGATGTGGTTGGCGGACGCGATCAAGGCGTACGACACGACGCTGCCGGGGCTGCGTGGGTCGCATCTGATCGAGGGGTGCGGGCACTGGATCCAGCAGGAACGGCCGGACACCGTCAATGAGTTGCTCATGGACTGGCTCGGATCGCTCTGACGGTACTCGCGATACATCCGATCTGGTCGATCCCAACGCGCAGTATTGACACCTGTGTTCCGCGCGAGCAGGCTTCCCACGCCTCATACATCGGATGTGTCCAAGGAGTTGGGTATGCCGCGTGGATCGCTGAGACGTCGTACGGTCACGGGCGGTGTGCTCCTTGCCGCCGCCCTGACGTCCCTTCCCGGCGGGCAGGCGCTGGCGAGTCCCACCGGGAGTGACGCCAGGAGTCATGCCGCCGCGGTGAACATCTACGTGGCCGTCGACGGGCGCGACTCCAACTCAGGGCGGTCCCAGGCCCGCCCGTTCCTCACCCCCGCCCGCGCCCAGACGGCCGCACGCGCCGCCTCCGCGGGCGGGCAGGCCGTCCATGTGTGGTTCGCGGGCGGTACGTACCACCTCGCCAGGACCCTCGACTTCACCTCCGCCGACTCCGGTTCGGCCGGCGCCCCCGTCACCTACTCCGCCGCCCCGGGGGCGAACGTCGTGTTCAGCGGCGGGCGGCAGGTGCGGGCCGCCTGGTCGACGTACGCAGGGGACATCCAGGTCGCCGACATCGGCGCCGGACACAGCATCGACGGGCTCTTCCTCGGCGGGTCGCAGCAGACCCTCGCCCGCTATCCCAACGCCGACCCGAACGCCGCCGTACTCAACGGGACGACCACCCTCGCGACCCTGAACGAACGGGCCAAGGGGTGGCGGGACCCCGCCACCGGGGACCTCCGCGCCCTGCACTCCGGGCACTGGGGCGGCAACGACTACAAGATCACCGGGCTCGCTCCGGGCGGTCTGCAGACCCAGTGGGTCGGCGACAACAACCGCGGCAGCGCCATGGACACCGGCAAGGTCGTCGCGGAGAACATCTTCGAGGAGCTGGACGCACCCGGCGAGTGGTTCTACGACAAGGCCGCGGGCAAGCTCTACTTCCAGCCGCCCGCCGGCACCGGCGACCTCGACAAGGCGGTCGTCGAGACCGCCGAACTCGACGAACTCGTCCACATCCAGGGCGCGTCCGCCACCCGCCCCGTCCACGACCTCACCTTCGACGGCCTCACCTTCACCCAGACCCACCGGACCCTCTTCGACACCCCGTACGAGCCCCTCCAGCTCGGCGACTGGGCCGTCGCCCGCGCCGGTGCCGTCCACGCGAAGAACGCCGAGCGCATCACCGTCTCGGACTCCTCCTTCGTGCAGGTCGGAGGCAACGGCGTCTTCCTCGACGGGTACAACAAGGGCGACGTGATCACTCGTAACCGCTTCACCGGATCCGGCGCCAGCGACGTCCAGGTCGTCGGCTCGCGCGACGCGGTGCGCGACCCCTCCACCTGGGGCGCCATGGTCAACCCGCCCACCGACCTGACCCCAGGTCCGAAGACGCAGGACTATCCGCGCTCCATCACGGTCAGCTACAACTCCATGGCCGACATGGGCCGCTTCGAGAAGCAGAGCGCCGGCGTCAACATCTCCATGAGCAGCCGGGTGACGGTCTCCCACAACACCGTGCACGGCAGCCCGCGTTCCTGCGTGAACATCAACGACGGCACCTGGGGCGGCCATCGCGTCGAGTACAACGACATCTTCGACTGCGTGAAGGAGACCTCCGACCACGGGCCGATCAACGCCTGGGGCCGTGACCGCTTCTGGCCGATCGCCGGGCCCAACATCAACCCGAGCGCCGCCTCCGACGCGCTGCAGAAGTCGTACGCGAAGCTGGACGTGGTCGAGCCCAACACCATCAGCAACAACCGCATCTGGCACAACAGCGAGTGGGCCATCGACCTCGACGACGGCTCCGGCAACTACATCGTGAAGAGCAACCTGCTGCTCAACTCCGGCATCAAGCTGCGTGACGGCTTCGAGCGGACCGTCAGCAACAACATCCTGGTCGGCGGCAGCATCTACGAACAGATCACCCACCGCGACTCCGGCGACGCGATCCACCACAACATCGTCCTCACCGACCAGCCCTACCAGCTCAACACCAGCGACCCGGCCACCGCCAAGTACACGGCCGACGACAACGTCTTCTGGAACAACGGCAAGCCCGTCACCGGTCTCGGGGGCACCTGGTCGGCCAACGGCCTGGACACCCACTCCGCCACCGCGGACCCGCTCTTCGCCCACGGCTCGCCCTGGACCGACCCCGCGATGAAGGACTACACGGTCGCCGCCGGCTCGCCCGCCCTGGCCCACGGGTTCACCAACATCCCCATGGACGCCTTCGGTACGGGACGCCCCGGCGAGCCCGTCCCGCCGGCCGTCATCTGGCCGACCGCGCCCACCGTGCCGACCGTGAAGTCGCAGGCCGAGCCGTTCCTCGGCGCCACCGCCAAGGAGATCTACGACAACGCGGTCCAGTC
The sequence above is drawn from the Streptomyces sp. NBC_01465 genome and encodes:
- a CDS encoding serine hydrolase domain-containing protein, with protein sequence MTRIHGTYHPRFQPLIDELSRRIDAGDEVGASLAAVHEGEMVLDVWGGWTDESRTTEWAEDTVTNVWSSTKTVVSLAALMLVDRGLLDVHEKVAHYWPEFAAAGKQDIEVRHLLSHTSGLSGWDQPAAMEELYDWDRATARLAAQAPWWEPGTASGYHALTFGHLIGEVVRRITGKPLREFVAEEIAGPVGADFTIGLPADQYHRVSPVIPPPPQDFDIVALGPDHLTFKTFAGPPLDATASWTDGWRGADIGAANGHGNARSLARIQSALSHDGTACGVKLLGRETVDLVFEEQYAGPDLVFGVPVRFGVGYGLAEQATRPHLPDHRICFWGGWGGSMVLNDVDARSTFTYVMNKMQPGMLGSANGIAYSSTYYACLEA
- a CDS encoding DMT family transporter, yielding MSVPAARRAWLTDLPVLLVAVVWGSSYLAAKGVTTTQTVLAVLVLRFAVVLPVLFVVGRRKLLALSGAQIRGAGVLGLILAGVFILETYGVVHTSATNAGLIISLTMIFTPIAESRLRGTKLSGSFVAAAGLSVLGVLLLTQGAGFSEPSLGDLLMLGAAVVRTVHVLAMSRMKSVQDADALSMTTVQLASAVVVFALLSAAPGTGGTPWAAAAGFGAGDWLGLVYLSAFCTLFAFFVQMWAVRRTSPSRVSLLLGTEPVWAAVVGIALAGDRPGWLGFAGAVLVLAGTAWGRTAVAPRPTAEATAPAVEPNATDPGVYDLAHGEFHGAPSAPDRPSHMRVE
- a CDS encoding alpha/beta fold hydrolase, giving the protein MPQTPTPQPAPLTHRLVPAPAGRIHLVEQGTGPLVLLVHGFPESWYSWRRQLPVLAAAGYRAVAVDVRGYGRSSRPDGAAAYRMLDLVEDAVAVVRALGEETAVVVGHDWGSTIAAHCALVRPDVFRAVGLLSVPYAPPGGPRPSEVFAGMGGDEEFYVAYFQEPGRAEAEIEPDVRGWLAGFYAAFSADTMPGPDAPDPHFVTRGGRLRDRFPAGPPLPAWLDEAELDVYAAEFERTGLTGALNRYRNMDRDWEDLAEFRGAPITQPSLFVGGTRDASTMWLADAIKAYDTTLPGLRGSHLIEGCGHWIQQERPDTVNELLMDWLGSL
- a CDS encoding PDZ domain-containing protein, producing MPRGSLRRRTVTGGVLLAAALTSLPGGQALASPTGSDARSHAAAVNIYVAVDGRDSNSGRSQARPFLTPARAQTAARAASAGGQAVHVWFAGGTYHLARTLDFTSADSGSAGAPVTYSAAPGANVVFSGGRQVRAAWSTYAGDIQVADIGAGHSIDGLFLGGSQQTLARYPNADPNAAVLNGTTTLATLNERAKGWRDPATGDLRALHSGHWGGNDYKITGLAPGGLQTQWVGDNNRGSAMDTGKVVAENIFEELDAPGEWFYDKAAGKLYFQPPAGTGDLDKAVVETAELDELVHIQGASATRPVHDLTFDGLTFTQTHRTLFDTPYEPLQLGDWAVARAGAVHAKNAERITVSDSSFVQVGGNGVFLDGYNKGDVITRNRFTGSGASDVQVVGSRDAVRDPSTWGAMVNPPTDLTPGPKTQDYPRSITVSYNSMADMGRFEKQSAGVNISMSSRVTVSHNTVHGSPRSCVNINDGTWGGHRVEYNDIFDCVKETSDHGPINAWGRDRFWPIAGPNINPSAASDALQKSYAKLDVVEPNTISNNRIWHNSEWAIDLDDGSGNYIVKSNLLLNSGIKLRDGFERTVSNNILVGGSIYEQITHRDSGDAIHHNIVLTDQPYQLNTSDPATAKYTADDNVFWNNGKPVTGLGGTWSANGLDTHSATADPLFAHGSPWTDPAMKDYTVAAGSPALAHGFTNIPMDAFGTGRPGEPVPPAVIWPTAPTVPTVKSQAEPFLGATAKEIYDNAVQSAVGLGDFNGLYLESVPATSYAYGQGLRTLDVIRTVNGTPVTDRDSFWTVYNKLAPGSTVTAGIWRGQAASTLTLTKPTGAQKLNNTAGVVYTGSDWGWRGTATGGAGSYMDDIVATTHIGDSFSFTFNGTGVDFSTEKYSDEGLIDIYVDGTLRQTVDATSATRAYDQTVFSTDGLAPGEHTVKGVMKSGSYLIVDAFTVRG